In Clostridium sp. SY8519, one genomic interval encodes:
- a CDS encoding ABC transporter ATP-binding protein, translating into MIQVSHLSKKFGDFQALSDVTMKIPTGSVYGLVGPNGAGKSTIIRHLTGIYRPDQGTISVDGQPVYENPAVKARIAYVPDDLFYFFQSNTLDMKNYYKGIYPHFDLALFERLKEAFPAIDVKQSIRRLSKGMRKQVIFWLSICCKPDIMILDEPVDGLDPVMRRQIWSILLSEVAERHMTVLVSSHNLRELEDVCDTVGIMFQGQVHMERPLEELQSNISKIQLVFPEEMPPLPDGLQVLHQTSTGHAHTLIVRGDPAQIQEILGRMHPLVLDVLPLTLEEIFIYEMGGMNYEFKDILL; encoded by the coding sequence ATGAAGATTCCCACCGGCAGCGTCTATGGACTGGTGGGACCAAACGGCGCAGGCAAATCCACCATCATCCGGCACTTAACCGGTATCTACCGGCCGGATCAGGGCACCATTTCCGTAGACGGCCAGCCGGTGTATGAGAATCCGGCCGTCAAGGCCCGCATCGCCTACGTGCCGGACGATCTATTCTACTTTTTCCAGTCCAATACACTGGATATGAAGAATTATTACAAGGGGATCTACCCCCACTTTGACCTTGCACTGTTTGAGCGGCTGAAGGAGGCTTTTCCGGCCATCGATGTCAAACAAAGCATCCGCCGCCTGTCCAAAGGCATGCGGAAACAGGTGATTTTCTGGCTCAGCATCTGCTGTAAACCGGATATCATGATTCTGGACGAACCGGTAGACGGACTGGATCCTGTTATGCGGCGCCAGATCTGGAGCATCCTGCTGTCAGAGGTGGCCGAACGCCATATGACGGTACTGGTTTCCTCCCACAACCTGCGGGAACTGGAGGATGTATGTGATACCGTCGGAATCATGTTCCAGGGACAGGTTCACATGGAGCGGCCGCTGGAAGAGCTGCAGTCCAATATTTCCAAGATTCAGCTTGTCTTCCCGGAGGAAATGCCGCCTCTCCCGGATGGTCTGCAGGTACTGCACCAGACATCCACCGGGCATGCCCACACACTGATCGTACGCGGGGATCCGGCGCAGATCCAGGAGATCCTCGGCCGTATGCATCCGCTGGTACTCGATGTCCTTCCGCTGACGCTGGAAGAAATCTTTATCTATGAAATGGGAGGTATGAATTATGAATTCAAAGACATCCTTCTTTAA